From Camelina sativa cultivar DH55 chromosome 7, Cs, whole genome shotgun sequence, one genomic window encodes:
- the LOC104704614 gene encoding chromatin assembly factor 1 subunit FAS1-like, giving the protein MEEVTPVNEIENQKTPIEPKKSSNKRKREPAAIENLTSEEKEAQISSLNREMKGLFDYFREMMDDESKRTDLFSRFSDCSSVNSMVALLMEEMSLPLSKLVDEIYLKLKEKIETVTLVAVKSAVVSVGQRVSYGLPNADADVLEDDSESCLWCWETRDLKMMPSSVRGLLKVRRTCRKKIHERITAVSAMLAALQRGETEKSCRSNLSKAAEKLGKILTEVDIRSFMDNMLQKNSAEMAEKDSKREGKLLLKQLEKSRCEAEKEKKRVERQVLKERLQQEKEQKLMQKAIIDENNKEKEETESRKRLKKQQDESEKEQKRREKEQAELKKQLQVQKQASIMERFLKKSKDSSITQPKLPSSEITAQEPSCAKPENESGTVIQAIDNAFSTTCEATLDDIRREHFASWRQLGHSLSSTKKHWGMRRQPKSELFPKLKLSTNRGATSDGEPNMEKQVDGCEEKNFDGISSIGQCESSSSDRKKKSRRAKQLLQFDKSCRPGFYGIWPSQSQVVGPRRPLKKDPELDYEVDSDEEWEEEEAGESLSDCEKXFICKGTLCFLATVGSFALQYEKALGCLCKLWFSQGVQVDRMDIDSSEQDASTPSSKQDQESQEFCALLQQQKHLQSLTDHALRKTQPLIICNLTHEKVPLLASKDLEGTQKVEQICLRALMVRAFPWTSLIEISINDIEDEDEETGKSSCSQSTPPSNSKAKSIPDSDLITVVSTIQSCPQGINRVVETLQQKFPDVPKTKLRQKVREISDFEDSRWQVKKEVLTKLGLSPSPDKGGKRPKMISTFFSKRCLPPSTKPQPAAVQEAQRLENENA; this is encoded by the exons ATGGAGGAAGTTACGCCGGTGAATGAAATCGAGAATCAGAAGACGCCGATTGAGCCGAAGAAGTCGTCAAATAAGCGGAAGAGAGAACCTGCGGCGATTGAGAATCTGACTTCTGAGGAGAAAGAAGCTCAGATCTCGTCGTTGAATCGAGAGATGAAAGGGCTTTTTGATTATTTTCGTGAAATGATGGACGATGAGAGTAAGAGAACAGATCTGTTTTCTAGGTTTAGTGATTGTTCGTCTGTGAATTCTATGGTTGCTTTGTTGATGGAGGAGATGAGTTTGCCGTTGTCGAAGCTTGTCGATGAGATTTACTTGAAATTGAAGGAGAAGATTGAAACTGTTACTTTGGTAGCTGTGAAGAGTGCTGTTGTTTCTGTCGGTCAGAGAGTGAGTTATGGTTTGCCTAACGCAGATGCTGATGTTTTGGAGGATGATTCTGAATCTTGTCTCTGGTGCTGGGag ACGAGAGATTTGAAAATGATGCCGAGTTCTGTTCGTGGATTGCTTAAAGTTCGACGGACCTGTAGGAAGAAGATTCATGAAAGGATTACAGCAGTTTCTG CAATGTTAGCTGCATTACAAAGAGGAGAAACTGAAAAGTCGTGTAGATCTAATCTGAGCAAAGCTGCTGAAAAGCTTGGTAAAATACTGACTGAGGTGGATATACGATCATTTATGGATAACATGTTGCAGAAGAACAGCGCAGAGAT GGCTGAGAAAGACTCAAAGCGAGAAGggaagctgcttcttaaacaaTTGGAGAAAAGTAGATGTGAAGctgagaaggaaaagaagagagtGGAACGTCAAGTATTGAAAGAGAGATTGCAACAG GAAAAAGAGCAGAAGCTAATGCAGAAAGCAATTattgatgaaaataataaagaaaaggaagagactgAGTCAAGAAAACGGTTAAAGAAACAGCAAGATGAGTCGGAGAAGGAGCAGAAGCGTAGAGAAAAGGAACAAGCCGAGCTAAAAAAGCAACttcaagtacaaaaacaagCATCAATCATGGAGCGGTTTCTTAAAAAGAGCAAAGACAGTTCAATAACCCAACCTAAGCTTCCTTCCAGTGAAATAACTGCTCAGGAACCTTCATGTGCAAAACCTGAGAATGAAAGTGGAACAGTTATTCAGGCCATTGACAATGCCTTTTCAACAACTTGTGAAGCTACACTTGATGATATTCGCAG GGAACACTTTGCTTCTTGGCGACAGTTGGGTCATTCGCTCTCCAGTACGAAAAAGCATTGGGGTATGCGTAGACAACCTAAGAGTGAACTGTTTCCGAAACTAAAACTATCTACAAATAGGGGAGCAACATCTGACGGTGAACCGAACATGGAGAAGCAAGTGGATGGGTGTGAAGAGAAAAACTTTGATGGTATATCTTCCATTGGGCAGTGTGAGTCTTCGTCATCTGATCGTAAGAAGAAGTCCAGGAGGGCCAAGCAGTTGTTACAATTTGATAAAAGCTGCAGACCAGGCTTTTATGGTATCTGGCCTAGCCAAAG TCAAGTTGTGGGGCCACGTCGTCCTCTGAAAAAGGATCCAGAATTGGATTATGAAGTTGATAGTGATGAAGAATGGGAAGAG GAAGAAGCAGGTGAAAGCCTTTCAGATTGTGAGAAAGNATTTATCTGTAAG GGAACACTTTGCTTCTTGGCGACAGTTGGGTCATTCGCTCTCCAGTACGAAAAAGCATTGGG TTGCTTATGTAAACTTTGGTTCTCTCAGGGGGTCCAAGTGGATAGAATGGACATTGATTCGTCTGAGCAGGATGCAAGTACGCCATCATCTAAGCAAGATCAAGAAAGTCAAGAGTTTTGCGCGTTactccaacaacaaaaacatctgCAAAGTTTAACTGACCATGCTCTGAGGAAAACGCAGCCACTGATCATATGTAACCTAACGCATGAGAAGGTCCCTCTCTTAGCCTCTAAAGATCTAGAAGGGACACAAAAAGTGGAACAGATATGTCTGCGAGCTCTCATGGTGCGAGCATTCCCATGGACGTCTCTCATCGAGATATCGATCAATGACATagaagatgaggatgaggaaACTGGCAAGTCATCTTGTAGTCAGAGCACACCTCCATCTAATTCAAAAGCAAAGTCCATACCAGACTCGGATTTAATTACAGTT GTATCAACTATTCAATCATGCCCTCAAGGTATCAATAGAGTGGTTGAAACATTACAACAGAAGTTTCCTGATGTACCAAAGACCAAGCTAAGACAAAAAGTGCGTGAAATATCAGATTTCGAGGATAGCCGTTGGCAG GTAAAGAAAGAAGTATTGACAAAGCTTGGATTATCACCGTCACCAGATAAAGGCGGTAAGAGACCAAAAATGATATCTACATTCTTCTCAAAACGCTGTTTGCCTCCATCCACAAAGCCACAACCTGCCGCAGTCCAAGAGGCACAGAGATTAGAAAACGAGAATGCTTAG
- the LOC104701140 gene encoding uncharacterized protein LOC104701140: MATSYPFPDNIHVTSTITIKLNNTNYLLWKTQFESLLSCQKLIGFVNGAVTAPSRTTSTTNDAEVPNPQYEAWFCTDQLVRSWLFGTLFEEVLGYVHNIPTSRDVLLSLAENINKSSISREFALRRSLWVLEKKDMSFAAYCREFIAICDALSSIGKPIDESLKIFGFSNGLGRDYDPIATVVQSSLSKISPPRFGDVVYEVESFENKLQSYNVSDAVTPHLAFHVQQSGYGNQSRGGYRGRGRSSGQNRGHGGYSSHGRGFSQHRTTQQSSGERPICQICGRTGHLATDCWNYFDHNYQRPDVAQVFFSLQISDGNDWVTDSGATAHVTSSAINLQSATTYNGNDTVQVGDGTYLPITHVGSTTIASSTEGGSKGSTK, from the exons ATGGCGACCTCGTATCCATTCCCTGACAACATTCATGTCACGAGTACAATTACTATCAAGCTCAACAACACAAATTATCTCCTTTGGAAGACTCAGTTTGAATCTCTCTTATCGTGTCAAAAACTCATCGGGTTCGTAAACGGTGCCGTGACAGCTCCTTCTCGTACCACCTCGACAACAAACGACGCAGAGGTTCCTAATCCACAGTATGAGGCCTGGTTCTGCACAGATCAACTCGTCAGATCGTGGCTTTTTGGTACTCTGTTTGAAGAAGTCCTCGGGTATGTTCATAACATTCCTACCTCTAGAGATGTCTTGCTTTCTTTAGCTGAGAACATCAATAAGAGTAGCATTTCTAGGGAATTTGCTCTTCGCCGTAGCCTATGGGTTCTAGAAAAGAAAGACATGTCCTTTGCTGCTTATTGTCGAGAGTTTATAGCCATTTGTGATGCCTTGAGTTCTATTGGTAAACCAATAGATGAGTCTCTGAAGATATTTGGCTTCTCAAATGGTTTGGGTCGTGATTATGACCCAATCGCAACTGTCGTCCAAAGCTCCTTGAGCAAGATCTCTCCACCAAGATTCGGTGATGTGGTTTATGAAGTTGAAAGCTTTGAAAACAAGCTTCAGTCGTACAATGTCTCAGATGCTGTTACTCCACATCTTGCGTTTCATGTTCAACAAAGTGGCTATGGCAACCAGTCGAGAGGAGGCTATCGTGGTAGAGGTCGTTCTTCAGGACAAAATAGAGGACATGGAGGCTACTCCTCTCATGGCAGAGGTTTCTCTCAACACCGAACAACTCAGCAGTCCTCTGGTGAACGTCCCATTTGTCAGATTTGTGGTCGAACAGGACACCTTGCGACTGATTGCTGGAATTATTTTGATCACAACTATCAGAGACCTGACGTAGCTCAAGTGTTTTTCTCCCTGCAAATCTCTGATGGTAATGACTGGGTAACTGATTCTGGAGCTACCGCTCATGTCACTTCCTCGGCCATTAATCTGCAGTCTGCAACAACATACAATGGGAATGACACCGTTCAGGTTGGAGATGGCACTTACCTACCTATCACTCATGTTGGATCAACTACCATTGCTTCCTCTACAG AAGGTGGTAGCAAAGGGTCCACGAAATAG